Proteins encoded by one window of Candidatus Sumerlaea chitinivorans:
- a CDS encoding glycosyl transferase, group 1, which produces MTKATQKKRVLLMCAVDFTVRQFLLPLARALENEGYEVTLACGRGPYFESIAKMGFRIEENPISRSMNVLAHLCEIWRTYRFIRRNQFDIVHVHTPIAALVGRIAARLAGVPVIIYTAHGFYFHEGMSPTKRKFHIWLERIGAKFGDFIMTVSREDEETALALGIARRGTIETIYNGVDTSAFDPARFATARVQVREQYGIPADAPVVGFVGRLVREKGIFELVEAVARVRMNNPKVRLLIVGDVLKSDYDAGKNELLTKIAELGLTDVVALTGMVEDTRPVLAAMDLFCLPSYREGMPVSLLEAMAMAKPCIATNIRGCREEIEDGLSGWLVPVRDVERLAERIEWCVEHPNEAAAVGNRARQRVQKLFELDRVLAHQVAIYRRLTTPHCSSREVEKPPSAT; this is translated from the coding sequence ATGACAAAAGCAACGCAGAAAAAGCGCGTCTTACTGATGTGTGCCGTCGATTTTACGGTTCGTCAGTTTCTTCTTCCCCTTGCACGAGCGCTGGAGAACGAGGGCTACGAAGTCACTCTGGCGTGCGGCCGGGGACCCTATTTTGAGAGTATTGCGAAAATGGGTTTCAGGATCGAGGAAAACCCGATCTCTCGTTCGATGAACGTACTTGCCCATCTTTGCGAGATTTGGCGGACTTACCGTTTTATTCGGCGTAACCAGTTTGATATCGTGCACGTTCACACGCCCATTGCTGCCCTTGTCGGAAGAATCGCTGCGCGCCTTGCAGGAGTCCCGGTGATCATCTATACAGCCCACGGTTTTTACTTCCACGAAGGGATGTCGCCTACGAAGCGCAAGTTCCATATCTGGCTGGAGCGCATTGGCGCAAAGTTCGGCGACTTCATCATGACCGTCAGCCGAGAGGACGAAGAAACAGCACTTGCCCTCGGAATTGCGCGACGCGGGACAATAGAAACGATATACAACGGCGTGGATACTTCGGCATTTGATCCTGCCCGATTCGCAACTGCACGAGTCCAAGTTCGCGAACAGTATGGTATTCCGGCTGATGCGCCCGTGGTAGGCTTCGTCGGCCGCCTTGTACGCGAAAAGGGAATTTTCGAGCTGGTGGAAGCGGTCGCGCGTGTGCGCATGAACAATCCAAAGGTGCGACTTCTGATTGTCGGTGACGTGTTAAAAAGCGATTACGACGCTGGGAAAAACGAATTGCTCACAAAGATTGCCGAGTTAGGACTCACCGACGTCGTCGCATTGACTGGGATGGTCGAAGATACGCGGCCCGTCTTAGCGGCAATGGATCTCTTCTGTTTGCCGTCCTACCGGGAGGGAATGCCGGTATCACTTCTTGAAGCCATGGCGATGGCTAAGCCGTGTATTGCTACCAACATTCGCGGATGCCGAGAAGAAATCGAAGACGGGCTTTCGGGATGGCTCGTTCCCGTTCGCGATGTCGAGCGGCTGGCCGAACGAATTGAATGGTGCGTTGAACATCCTAATGAAGCAGCGGCCGTGGGGAATCGAGCGCGACAACGCGTACAGAAGCTTTTTGAACTGGACCGTGTTTTAGCCCACCAAGTTGCCATTTACCGGCGACTGACCACCCCACACTGCTCTTCGCGAGAGGTAGAGAAACCGCCCTCCGCAACATGA
- a CDS encoding Lmbe-related protein gives MTKTEATRSDFNYDVLAIGAHPDDVEHMIGGTLLRLRDQGKRICIAHMTHGEAGTHGSAALRDEEARAAAAYLGADVYWLDFPDTKIENTVEARLKMVRFIREIRPRLILCHYYHYPLMHPDHEATGEIVRSAFRLSRFKNVETGNEPFWIPNIVYYLFPETVRASFVVDVTDYMDRWEKLARCYASQLEGISRYYERLITRKRAAGLLIDVPFGEAFYCDRPLNATLTDLTTL, from the coding sequence ATGACCAAGACCGAAGCAACGCGTTCCGACTTCAATTACGATGTGCTGGCCATTGGAGCACACCCTGACGACGTTGAGCACATGATTGGCGGCACCCTTCTCCGTTTACGCGATCAGGGCAAACGCATTTGTATCGCACACATGACCCATGGCGAAGCGGGAACCCATGGAAGTGCAGCCCTTCGCGACGAGGAGGCGCGTGCTGCCGCAGCGTACTTGGGGGCGGATGTGTACTGGCTGGATTTTCCTGATACAAAGATCGAAAACACCGTGGAAGCTCGCCTCAAAATGGTACGGTTCATTCGCGAAATCCGCCCACGCTTGATTCTTTGCCATTACTACCATTATCCGCTCATGCACCCGGATCACGAGGCTACTGGCGAGATCGTGCGCTCAGCGTTTCGCTTAAGTCGGTTCAAAAATGTAGAAACAGGGAATGAACCGTTCTGGATTCCAAACATCGTCTACTACCTCTTCCCAGAAACCGTCCGAGCGAGCTTTGTCGTGGATGTCACCGATTATATGGATCGGTGGGAGAAACTTGCGAGGTGTTACGCCTCCCAGCTTGAGGGTATCTCCCGCTACTATGAACGCCTCATCACAAGGAAACGAGCCGCCGGACTCCTCATCGATGTGCCGTTTGGTGAAGCTTTCTACTGCGATCGGCCACTGAATGCGACGCTTACCGACCTCACAACGCTCTGA
- a CDS encoding Alanyl-tRNA synthetase, translated as MVMKANDLRRAFIAFFTDEIRQHRHVPSSPLVPPDDPTLLFTTAGMVQFKPFYAGTVPLPYKRACSIQKCLRAGGKGSDLENVGKTLRHHTFFEMLGNFSFGDYFKREALLWAWEFSTKYAGLDPERIYASVYEEDDEAWDIWTKEIGLPESHMVRLGAKDNFWGPAGDTGACGPCSELYYDRGEKYGPGLTFQKATLEDCDPNTRYIEYWNCVFPQFDQQKDGTRLPLKNRGVDTGMGLERLTCIVQDCASPYETDLLWPIVQHACELLGVANYHQAELAVRQSVNVVADHVRALTFALSEGILPSNEGRGYVLRRLLRRAARYARKIGAEGAFMHQLVDSVIDVMGDVYPEIKEAPDLVKRVIRTEEEAYAQTLDVGLQKLESLLAKSEGGVLSGEDVFVLCSTYGLPYDDIVEIAGERGVQVDAAGYQQHLARHREESRKGAKGTRFEGIYEHIKDIFRQRGKTRFLGYPDNCADYPVLSAENLNVLAIFVESQPVSRAHVGQQVAVVLEATPFYAEAGGQVGDSGWLRTPHGAVRVHDCQKTPEDVYVHFGEVVEGEIRDDEPVRAEIDADRRWDIMRNHTATHLLQGALKRVVGRHVTQQGSFVGPEYLRFDFTNPEALSAEQLCEIERLVNEQIMANLPVVTQVMSLEEARQTGAIAPFGERYGAQVRVVDLPEWDKEFCGGTHMPATGGIGCFVVLSESAIASGVRRIEATTGRHAVSVIQNERGALRELSGLLCVPKDKVVERVETLTEELKAARKEIAQLRGQLTAQEAGALLEQAQEVNGIKIVLHQFPDLEAGQLREVFDELKSRRPRGLVAVLASTANGRVTLIGGATADVVERGFSASDVIRDAAKHVGGSGGGKKEMAQAGGKKVEGVADALAAARKAICDILKA; from the coding sequence ATGGTGATGAAAGCAAACGATCTGCGGCGTGCATTTATTGCGTTTTTCACGGACGAGATTCGGCAACACCGTCATGTTCCGTCGTCACCGTTGGTTCCTCCTGACGATCCGACCCTACTCTTCACAACCGCAGGAATGGTGCAATTCAAACCATTCTATGCCGGTACCGTTCCTCTTCCCTATAAGCGAGCGTGTAGCATCCAAAAGTGTCTGCGCGCAGGAGGCAAAGGAAGCGACCTCGAAAACGTCGGCAAGACGCTTCGTCACCACACGTTTTTCGAAATGCTGGGGAATTTCTCATTTGGAGACTACTTCAAACGCGAGGCGCTTCTCTGGGCGTGGGAATTTAGCACTAAGTACGCAGGTTTGGATCCTGAGAGAATTTACGCCAGTGTTTACGAAGAAGACGATGAGGCTTGGGACATCTGGACAAAGGAAATTGGTCTGCCCGAAAGCCACATGGTCCGGCTTGGCGCAAAGGATAATTTCTGGGGGCCGGCGGGTGACACGGGCGCATGTGGTCCATGCAGCGAGCTCTACTACGACCGAGGCGAAAAATACGGACCGGGGTTAACTTTTCAAAAGGCTACGCTCGAGGACTGTGACCCCAATACGCGCTACATAGAGTACTGGAACTGCGTGTTCCCGCAATTCGATCAACAGAAGGATGGAACGCGGCTACCTCTGAAAAACCGTGGTGTTGATACGGGCATGGGGCTGGAGCGGTTGACGTGCATCGTTCAGGATTGCGCCTCGCCCTATGAGACAGATTTGCTCTGGCCGATTGTGCAACACGCCTGTGAATTGCTTGGGGTTGCCAACTATCATCAAGCCGAGCTTGCAGTGCGTCAGAGTGTGAACGTGGTGGCCGACCATGTCCGCGCTCTCACGTTTGCTCTCAGCGAGGGAATCCTTCCAAGTAACGAAGGGCGTGGGTATGTTCTGCGGCGCCTTCTGCGCCGGGCAGCTCGATATGCTCGGAAAATCGGAGCGGAAGGCGCGTTTATGCACCAACTGGTCGACAGCGTCATCGACGTTATGGGGGACGTCTACCCAGAGATCAAAGAGGCGCCGGATCTGGTCAAGCGCGTCATCCGCACAGAGGAAGAAGCTTACGCGCAGACCCTTGATGTGGGGTTGCAGAAGCTTGAGAGTTTGCTAGCTAAGAGTGAGGGTGGGGTGCTGAGCGGAGAGGATGTTTTCGTGCTCTGCTCAACCTACGGCTTGCCCTACGACGACATCGTCGAAATAGCTGGAGAACGTGGCGTGCAAGTGGACGCTGCCGGCTACCAACAACACCTTGCCCGTCACCGCGAAGAAAGCCGCAAAGGCGCAAAAGGAACACGATTCGAAGGCATCTACGAGCACATCAAAGATATTTTCCGTCAGCGTGGGAAAACCCGGTTTCTCGGGTATCCCGATAACTGCGCCGACTATCCTGTCCTTTCTGCCGAGAATCTGAACGTTCTGGCCATCTTTGTCGAATCCCAGCCGGTTTCCCGTGCCCACGTAGGGCAACAGGTCGCAGTGGTGCTGGAAGCCACTCCTTTCTATGCCGAGGCTGGTGGGCAAGTCGGGGACAGTGGGTGGCTTCGAACACCTCACGGAGCGGTGCGGGTCCACGACTGCCAAAAAACACCTGAGGATGTTTACGTGCACTTCGGTGAGGTTGTGGAAGGTGAGATCCGCGACGACGAGCCGGTACGCGCAGAGATCGACGCTGATAGGCGATGGGATATTATGCGGAACCACACCGCAACGCACCTCCTTCAGGGTGCACTTAAACGAGTCGTCGGTCGGCATGTAACGCAACAGGGATCGTTCGTTGGCCCCGAATATCTGCGCTTCGACTTTACAAATCCAGAAGCATTGTCCGCAGAGCAGCTCTGCGAGATCGAGCGACTGGTCAACGAGCAGATCATGGCGAATCTGCCGGTGGTTACTCAGGTGATGAGCTTGGAAGAAGCCCGGCAAACAGGGGCAATTGCACCGTTCGGAGAGCGCTACGGCGCTCAAGTGCGTGTGGTGGATCTCCCGGAGTGGGATAAGGAGTTCTGCGGCGGCACCCACATGCCTGCCACCGGTGGAATTGGATGTTTCGTGGTGCTCAGTGAAAGCGCAATTGCGAGCGGGGTGCGCCGAATCGAGGCAACCACCGGTCGCCACGCTGTGTCCGTGATTCAAAACGAGCGAGGAGCCCTGCGCGAGCTCAGCGGCCTATTGTGCGTACCTAAGGATAAGGTCGTTGAGCGAGTGGAAACGTTGACCGAGGAGCTAAAGGCTGCTCGCAAGGAGATCGCCCAACTACGGGGCCAGCTCACCGCTCAGGAAGCTGGGGCGTTGTTGGAGCAGGCACAGGAAGTCAACGGGATCAAAATCGTCCTTCATCAATTCCCTGATCTTGAAGCCGGACAACTACGTGAGGTTTTCGATGAGCTGAAAAGCCGACGCCCTCGCGGGCTTGTGGCCGTGCTTGCTTCGACCGCGAACGGCCGCGTCACGCTCATCGGAGGGGCCACGGCCGATGTCGTAGAACGGGGATTTTCTGCGTCGGATGTGATCCGAGATGCGGCAAAGCACGTGGGCGGTTCAGGTGGCGGCAAGAAAGAAATGGCGCAAGCCGGTGGCAAGAAAGTCGAGGGCGTTGCAGATGCCCTGGCCGCGGCACGAAAAGCAATATGCGACATCCTGAAAGCGTAG
- a CDS encoding Sensory box histidine kinase produces the protein MQAQVRRFSLSIQAKLLILLLGISFIPAALGIVTLYRGTTGAVRESLGLFFQERAEGTARGISDNLEEVILSVRAAAERLQQGVSLDEATEPQDRAIVAWAQINRMGEVVAARGSVPPQLTDLPLALHAEHPRSPIYLDEAGSGPHAPALRVFVSLEGRIPGFLVAYVPLQPFTDLYTRSSPGDQAQVCILTNRGTILGPPAPGNLFVKLRNLVHEQRLRLSGWQFISEENLPEYLVGYAAVRALRQQQNAGATTVDWAVVVVSDLQAIMPLFHALLWRNALFAVGLAAGIVAISFGVAKGFVRPLKSLHAQVERLAQGDFQARVTISTRDELEELAHAFNKMVAEIQRSRTELELQMRRAESRAQQVTLVNEVSRAILASFDWPRLVTTTHLSLRRLVEYDRYFLILALGEQRFRVWDESGSETAALGADLLQGLFQRVRSETVYLSSCETTLAPVLTNMGIATYCAIGLSTEQGVQGVLFLGRGQREVFTQSQRELLAQIGAFLTLAVQHIQLYEKLAEFAAGLEKKVEERAEQLRRVYEQLRQSERYAATGRLAAGVAHEINNPLGIIKNFVQLLRLNSNAPPDPVTLEAMDEELERIARIVRGLLDFARPTAGSKQPLDLNAEIRKLLPLLEIGFKKKAITLDVRLVEQLPQVLLDRDHARQILLNLIRNAEDAVGRGGRIVIRTYLDRTGNSPKVVLEVEDNGTGISPEHLSQIFDPFFTTRSAEGGLGLGLSIVYGLVSNAGGTIDVASTPGVGTCFKVCLPPYEEFAEEVG, from the coding sequence ATGCAAGCTCAAGTGCGCAGATTTTCCCTAAGCATCCAAGCAAAGTTGCTCATACTGCTGCTGGGGATAAGTTTTATTCCCGCTGCCTTGGGAATCGTGACTCTTTATCGGGGCACGACAGGTGCTGTACGCGAGTCTTTAGGCTTGTTCTTTCAAGAGCGAGCCGAGGGGACCGCACGAGGCATCAGTGATAATCTCGAGGAAGTGATTCTGTCGGTGCGTGCCGCAGCGGAACGCTTGCAACAAGGTGTCTCGTTGGACGAGGCCACCGAGCCTCAAGATCGTGCAATTGTTGCGTGGGCGCAGATCAACCGAATGGGAGAAGTTGTCGCCGCCCGCGGCTCGGTTCCACCACAGCTTACGGATTTACCGCTCGCGCTCCACGCAGAACATCCCCGAAGTCCCATTTATCTCGACGAAGCAGGTTCTGGACCGCACGCACCAGCGCTACGGGTTTTTGTTTCGCTCGAGGGGCGAATCCCCGGATTTCTGGTCGCGTACGTTCCTTTGCAACCATTTACTGACCTCTACACTCGCAGTTCCCCCGGCGATCAGGCGCAGGTCTGTATCCTGACGAACCGTGGAACCATCTTAGGGCCCCCTGCTCCGGGGAACCTATTCGTCAAACTCAGAAATCTTGTCCACGAGCAACGCCTCAGGCTATCTGGGTGGCAATTTATCTCTGAAGAAAATCTGCCCGAATACCTTGTGGGTTACGCCGCAGTTCGCGCACTCCGGCAACAACAAAACGCCGGAGCGACGACCGTAGATTGGGCTGTTGTCGTTGTTAGTGATTTGCAAGCGATCATGCCCCTTTTCCATGCTCTTTTATGGCGCAATGCGCTATTTGCTGTTGGGTTAGCGGCGGGGATCGTCGCAATTAGCTTCGGCGTCGCGAAGGGATTTGTGCGACCCCTCAAGAGCCTCCATGCCCAAGTAGAACGACTTGCGCAAGGTGACTTTCAGGCTCGTGTGACAATCTCGACCCGCGACGAGCTCGAAGAACTTGCCCACGCATTCAACAAAATGGTCGCTGAAATCCAACGCTCGCGTACGGAACTCGAGCTACAAATGCGTAGGGCAGAAAGCCGGGCGCAGCAGGTGACCCTGGTTAACGAGGTGAGCCGGGCAATTCTTGCCAGTTTCGATTGGCCGCGCTTAGTCACGACAACGCATCTCTCATTGCGTCGTTTAGTGGAATACGACCGCTACTTTCTCATTTTGGCTTTGGGGGAACAACGGTTCCGTGTTTGGGATGAAAGTGGCTCCGAAACAGCTGCGTTGGGTGCCGACTTGCTCCAAGGGCTTTTCCAGCGCGTCCGCAGCGAAACGGTCTACCTCAGCTCGTGCGAAACGACGTTGGCACCCGTGCTCACAAACATGGGAATCGCGACGTATTGCGCTATCGGCCTTAGCACCGAGCAAGGCGTACAAGGGGTTCTTTTTCTCGGGCGCGGACAACGCGAAGTATTCACGCAAAGCCAGCGCGAGCTCTTGGCTCAAATCGGCGCCTTTCTAACTCTCGCTGTGCAGCACATCCAACTCTATGAGAAATTGGCTGAATTTGCGGCTGGCCTTGAGAAGAAGGTCGAGGAGCGGGCCGAACAGCTTCGGCGCGTTTACGAACAACTGCGTCAGAGCGAACGGTATGCCGCGACAGGAAGGCTCGCTGCCGGCGTCGCGCATGAAATCAACAATCCGCTGGGGATCATCAAGAACTTTGTTCAACTTTTGCGTCTCAACTCGAACGCCCCACCAGACCCAGTGACGTTGGAAGCAATGGATGAGGAACTGGAGCGGATTGCGCGCATTGTGCGAGGTTTACTCGACTTCGCCCGCCCAACGGCAGGAAGCAAACAGCCGTTGGATCTGAATGCGGAAATCCGTAAACTTTTACCCCTGCTCGAAATTGGGTTCAAAAAAAAGGCAATAACTTTGGACGTACGCCTTGTCGAGCAGTTGCCGCAGGTGCTCCTTGATCGGGATCATGCTCGCCAGATCCTTCTCAATCTTATCCGAAATGCAGAGGACGCGGTGGGGCGAGGGGGGCGAATCGTGATTCGAACTTACTTAGATCGGACGGGGAACTCTCCAAAGGTAGTGCTCGAGGTCGAAGACAACGGTACGGGTATTTCTCCCGAGCATCTCAGTCAAATTTTTGATCCGTTCTTTACGACGCGCAGCGCCGAAGGTGGCCTTGGCTTGGGATTATCCATCGTTTATGGGCTGGTGTCTAATGCCGGCGGAACAATCGATGTCGCATCAACTCCCGGCGTTGGCACTTGCTTCAAGGTCTGTTTGCCACCCTATGAGGAATTCGCAGAGGAGGTGGGGTAG